In Bacillus toyonensis BCT-7112, a single window of DNA contains:
- the pflA gene encoding pyruvate formate-lyase-activating protein, translated as MVKGRIHSVESCGTVDGPGIRYVIFTQGCLLRCQYCHNADTWEIGKGKEITVEEVMQDVTCYLPFIEASGGGITVSGGEPLLQLDFLIELFKKCKEVGIHTTIDSSGGCYSEEPEFQQKLDKLMDYTDLVLLDLKHIDSKKHRKLTGKSNEHILQFARYLSDKNKPIWVRHVLVPGVTDNEEDLQKLSSFIQSLSNVQKVEVLPYHKLGVYKWEALGHKYPLANVEPPTEKNVEQARHILKAV; from the coding sequence ATGGTAAAAGGAAGAATACATTCTGTAGAGTCTTGTGGTACTGTTGATGGCCCAGGGATTCGTTATGTCATATTTACACAAGGGTGTTTATTACGTTGTCAATATTGCCATAATGCTGATACGTGGGAGATCGGTAAAGGAAAAGAAATAACAGTTGAAGAAGTAATGCAGGATGTGACATGTTACCTTCCATTTATTGAAGCTTCTGGAGGCGGTATAACAGTTAGTGGTGGAGAACCATTATTACAGTTAGATTTCTTAATTGAATTATTTAAGAAATGTAAGGAAGTTGGAATTCATACAACAATTGATTCTTCTGGAGGTTGTTATTCTGAAGAGCCAGAATTCCAGCAAAAGTTGGATAAATTAATGGATTATACAGATTTAGTTTTATTGGATTTGAAACATATTGATTCAAAGAAACATCGTAAATTAACAGGGAAATCAAATGAACATATTTTACAATTTGCTCGTTATTTATCGGATAAGAATAAACCGATTTGGGTACGACATGTATTAGTTCCAGGTGTTACTGATAATGAAGAGGATCTGCAAAAATTATCTAGCTTTATTCAAAGTCTGTCTAATGTTCAGAAAGTTGAAGTGCTACCATATCATAAGCTTGGTGTATATAAATGGGAGGCGCTTGGGCATAAATATCCACTCGCAAATGTAGAACCACCTACGGAAAAAAATGTAGAACAAGCGAGACATATTTTAAAAGCAGTCTAA
- the pflB gene encoding formate C-acetyltransferase produces MTQILENVKNAWENFKGEKWKAEIDVRDFILNNVNVFEGDESFLAGATEATKTLWDQVMDLTTKERENGGVLDMDTKIVSSITSHEPGYLNKDIEKVVGFQTDKPFKRSLQPYGGIRMAEQACESYGYEMDKELSKIFRDWRKTHNQGVFDAYTPEMKAARKSGVITGLPDAYGRGRIIGDYRRVALYGIDHLIEAKKADFNLTGGVMSEETMRLREELSEQMRALQELKQMASSHGFDISKPATNTQEAFQWLYFAYLAAIKEQNGAAMSLGRTSTFLDIYIERDLENGTLTEEEVQEIVDHFIMKLRLVKFARTPDYNELFSGDPTWVTESIGGMALDGRPLVTKNSFRFLHTLDNLGPAPEPNLTVLWSKQLPENFKNYCAKMSIKTSAIQYENDDIMRDDYGDDYGIACCVSAMRIGKQMQFFGARANLAKALLYAINGGKDEKSKAQVGPEYAQITSEVLDYEEVMHKFDMTMEWLAGLYLNTLNVIHYMHDKYSYERIEMALHDTNVLRTMATGIAGLSVVADSLSAIKYGKVKPIRDENGIAVDFEIEGDFPKYGNNDDRVDEIAVNLVKTFMNKLRKHKTYRNSVHTMSILTITSNVVYGKKTGNTPDGRRTGEPFAPGANPMHGRDTKGALASLLSVAKLPYEDAQDGISNTFSIIPKALGKEDDVQVRNLVSMLDGYAIKEGHHLNINVFNRETLMDAMEHPEKYPQLTIRVSGYAVNFIKLTREQQIDVINRTMHESM; encoded by the coding sequence ATGACTCAAATATTAGAAAATGTAAAAAACGCATGGGAAAACTTTAAAGGTGAAAAATGGAAAGCAGAGATTGATGTTCGCGATTTCATTTTAAATAATGTAAACGTTTTCGAAGGGGACGAATCTTTCTTAGCGGGAGCAACTGAAGCAACGAAAACACTTTGGGATCAAGTAATGGATTTAACAACAAAAGAACGTGAAAACGGTGGCGTTCTTGATATGGATACAAAAATTGTTTCTTCTATTACATCACATGAACCAGGATATTTAAATAAAGATATTGAAAAAGTAGTCGGTTTCCAAACTGATAAGCCATTTAAACGTTCATTACAACCATATGGTGGTATTCGTATGGCGGAACAAGCTTGTGAATCTTATGGATACGAAATGGATAAAGAACTTAGTAAGATTTTCAGAGACTGGCGTAAAACTCATAATCAAGGTGTATTTGATGCATATACACCAGAAATGAAAGCGGCTCGTAAATCAGGTGTTATTACTGGTCTTCCAGATGCATATGGACGTGGACGTATTATCGGTGATTACCGCCGAGTAGCGCTATATGGTATAGATCATTTAATTGAAGCGAAAAAAGCTGATTTTAATTTAACTGGTGGTGTAATGAGCGAAGAGACGATGCGTTTACGCGAAGAGTTATCTGAGCAAATGCGTGCACTTCAAGAATTAAAACAAATGGCTTCTTCTCATGGTTTTGATATTTCTAAACCAGCAACAAATACACAAGAAGCTTTCCAATGGTTATACTTCGCATATCTTGCAGCGATTAAAGAGCAAAACGGAGCTGCAATGAGTCTTGGACGTACTTCTACATTCTTAGATATTTACATTGAAAGAGATTTAGAAAATGGTACTTTAACAGAAGAAGAAGTACAAGAAATCGTGGATCACTTCATTATGAAATTACGTCTTGTGAAATTCGCAAGAACACCTGATTATAATGAATTATTCTCTGGTGACCCAACTTGGGTAACTGAATCTATCGGTGGTATGGCTTTAGATGGTCGTCCATTAGTAACAAAGAACTCATTCCGTTTCTTGCATACATTAGATAATTTAGGACCAGCTCCAGAACCAAACTTAACAGTTCTTTGGTCTAAACAATTACCAGAGAACTTTAAAAACTACTGTGCAAAAATGTCTATTAAAACATCAGCAATTCAATATGAAAATGATGACATTATGCGTGATGACTACGGTGATGACTACGGTATTGCTTGTTGTGTATCTGCAATGAGAATCGGTAAGCAAATGCAGTTCTTCGGCGCACGTGCAAACTTAGCGAAAGCATTACTATATGCGATTAACGGCGGTAAAGATGAAAAATCTAAAGCTCAAGTTGGCCCTGAGTACGCACAAATTACTTCTGAAGTATTAGATTATGAAGAAGTTATGCATAAGTTTGATATGACAATGGAATGGTTAGCAGGTCTATATTTAAATACATTAAACGTTATCCACTATATGCACGATAAATATAGCTACGAGCGTATTGAAATGGCGCTTCATGATACAAATGTTCTTCGTACAATGGCGACAGGTATCGCAGGATTGTCTGTAGTAGCAGACTCATTAAGTGCAATTAAATACGGAAAAGTAAAACCAATTCGTGATGAAAATGGTATTGCAGTTGACTTTGAAATTGAAGGTGATTTCCCTAAATATGGTAACAATGATGATCGTGTAGATGAAATCGCAGTAAATCTTGTGAAAACATTTATGAATAAACTTCGTAAGCATAAAACATACAGAAATTCTGTTCATACAATGTCAATCTTAACAATTACATCTAACGTCGTATACGGTAAGAAAACTGGTAATACTCCAGATGGCCGTCGTACTGGAGAACCATTTGCACCGGGCGCAAACCCAATGCATGGTCGTGATACAAAAGGTGCATTAGCATCACTATTATCTGTAGCTAAATTACCATATGAAGATGCACAAGATGGTATTTCCAATACATTCTCTATTATTCCAAAAGCACTTGGTAAAGAAGATGATGTACAAGTACGCAACTTAGTATCTATGCTTGATGGTTATGCAATAAAAGAAGGACATCACTTAAATATTAACGTATTTAATCGTGAAACATTAATGGATGCAATGGAGCACCCTGAAAAATATCCACAATTAACAATTCGTGTATCTGGTTACGCTGTTAACTTTATTAAATTAACTCGTGAACAACAAATTGATGTAATTAACCGTACAATGCATGAAAGCATGTAA
- a CDS encoding YfhE family protein — MDKKKRDKAKNTLSSTQEVLYQREFRKADRAAGYRSKSI, encoded by the coding sequence ATGGATAAAAAGAAACGTGACAAAGCGAAAAATACATTATCTAGTACACAAGAAGTTCTATATCAACGAGAATTTCGAAAAGCAGATCGTGCAGCGGGATATCGCTCAAAAAGTATTTAA
- a CDS encoding nucleotide sugar dehydrogenase gives MNASSKVAIIGLGYVGLPLAVHFAERGYTVLGLDKDTRKIESIIKGESYIPDVSSKELQSLLTKKSLLVNTPDKGVTEFQKSDYVIVTVPTPINEQREPDLSALISASHYIQQNLQKGQTFIFESSTYPGTLEEVIIPIISQTGKKVGVDYYIGYSPERIDPANSQYSVQSIPKVISGQTEQCKQKVQDLYSTIFDVVVPVSSPKVAEMCKLFENIQRLVNISLVNELNMLCESLNINFYEALEAASTKPFGFTPYWPGPGIGGHCIPVDPLYFQWRIKKNGAISQLIEAAHVINEEMPEKIVGKVKGMVQSPATVLIVGIAYKKDVNDLRESPALPIIQLLIKEGYEIEYHDPYISSAEIGDRVYQSVSLDEQKVKQADCILILTDHSNIDWELFKRIKRVIDTRGIIKKVSA, from the coding sequence ATGAATGCTAGTAGTAAAGTAGCTATTATTGGATTAGGGTATGTTGGTCTTCCTTTAGCGGTCCATTTCGCAGAAAGAGGATATACAGTACTTGGACTAGATAAAGATACTAGGAAAATAGAATCGATTATAAAAGGAGAAAGTTATATTCCAGATGTTTCTTCTAAAGAGTTACAAAGTTTATTAACTAAAAAAAGCTTACTAGTAAATACACCAGATAAAGGTGTTACTGAGTTCCAAAAGAGTGATTATGTTATTGTTACTGTCCCGACTCCAATTAATGAGCAAAGAGAACCGGATTTAAGTGCTCTCATTTCAGCTTCGCATTATATACAACAAAACCTTCAAAAAGGACAAACCTTCATTTTTGAAAGCTCCACATATCCAGGTACACTTGAGGAAGTTATCATTCCTATTATTTCTCAAACTGGTAAAAAGGTAGGAGTGGATTATTATATTGGTTATTCACCGGAGAGAATTGATCCGGCAAATAGTCAATATTCAGTTCAATCGATTCCAAAGGTTATTAGTGGACAAACAGAACAATGTAAACAAAAGGTACAGGATTTGTATAGCACTATCTTCGATGTAGTTGTTCCTGTTAGTTCTCCAAAAGTAGCGGAGATGTGTAAGCTATTTGAAAATATTCAGCGCTTAGTTAACATTTCGTTAGTAAATGAGTTAAATATGCTATGTGAAAGTTTGAATATTAATTTTTATGAGGCGCTTGAAGCTGCATCTACAAAACCGTTTGGATTTACTCCGTATTGGCCAGGACCAGGAATAGGAGGACATTGTATTCCTGTAGATCCTTTATATTTTCAATGGAGAATAAAGAAAAATGGGGCTATTAGTCAATTAATTGAGGCGGCACATGTAATTAATGAAGAAATGCCAGAGAAAATAGTCGGAAAGGTAAAAGGCATGGTGCAATCACCCGCAACGGTTTTAATTGTAGGGATTGCGTATAAGAAAGATGTAAATGATTTGAGAGAATCACCAGCATTGCCAATTATTCAATTACTAATAAAAGAAGGATACGAGATAGAATACCATGATCCATATATTTCTTCTGCGGAAATTGGAGATAGGGTGTATCAATCTGTTTCCTTGGATGAACAAAAGGTTAAACAAGCAGATTGTATATTAATTTTAACTGATCACTCTAATATCGATTGGGAGCTTTTTAAAAGAATAAAGCGAGTAATCGATACACGTGGAATTATAAAGAAGGTGAGTGCATGA
- a CDS encoding serine hydrolase domain-containing protein has protein sequence MDQEKNNANGKARRPIVYIKRTIILVLLLSLVYFMYTKIVALNKKEETLKAAAEMKKQEELKKKEEEKKKQEAQKQKEQEEQVKQAQAVEKPAEGPPQEINENAQLDQYLQSMGFSGTAVIVKNGKVLVNKGYGMANKENQVPNNSETTFYIGSISKAFVATAIMQLKDQNKLQVEDTVTKYIPDFPQGNSIQLKHLLTHTSGIPEYEQGTEDISHEELIKRIGKQKRIGSPGEKWKYSDSNYSILAYIAEKVSGQSLEEYIKQHIFATAGMKHSGFGTALEQTRFPSTGYKIVNNNMTTPNIPSMSQLYGCGDIYTSAHDLYLFNEALFSGKLISKESYNQMFTAVKKDYGFGWYVDPGSYSNHGVMPGWNCLNGFSKNGSVYVVLLSNIQNNIKSFGKVNNDIYTMLRNIEV, from the coding sequence ATGGATCAGGAAAAAAATAATGCAAATGGGAAAGCACGTCGGCCGATTGTATACATAAAAAGAACAATCATTCTCGTCTTACTATTATCACTTGTATATTTCATGTATACAAAAATTGTTGCGCTTAATAAGAAAGAGGAAACTTTAAAAGCGGCAGCAGAAATGAAAAAACAAGAAGAGCTAAAAAAGAAAGAAGAAGAAAAAAAGAAGCAAGAAGCACAAAAACAAAAAGAGCAGGAAGAACAAGTGAAGCAAGCGCAAGCTGTGGAGAAGCCTGCTGAGGGACCACCTCAAGAAATTAATGAAAATGCTCAATTGGATCAATATTTACAGAGCATGGGATTTAGTGGAACAGCTGTTATTGTGAAGAATGGGAAAGTTCTTGTGAATAAAGGATACGGCATGGCTAATAAAGAGAATCAAGTGCCGAATAATTCAGAGACGACCTTTTATATTGGTTCTATTTCAAAAGCGTTTGTAGCGACTGCTATTATGCAATTAAAAGATCAAAATAAGTTACAAGTAGAGGATACAGTTACAAAGTATATTCCAGACTTTCCTCAAGGTAATAGCATACAGTTAAAACATCTATTAACACATACATCAGGAATTCCAGAGTATGAGCAGGGGACAGAGGATATTTCTCATGAAGAATTGATCAAACGAATAGGAAAGCAAAAGCGTATTGGGAGTCCGGGAGAGAAATGGAAGTATTCTGATTCAAACTATTCTATACTTGCTTACATTGCTGAGAAGGTAAGTGGACAGTCGCTCGAAGAATATATAAAACAGCATATTTTTGCGACCGCGGGTATGAAACATTCTGGTTTTGGAACAGCGTTGGAACAAACAAGATTCCCATCAACGGGTTATAAAATAGTGAATAACAATATGACAACACCTAATATTCCGAGCATGTCACAACTATATGGTTGTGGTGATATATATACGAGCGCACATGATTTATATTTATTTAATGAAGCACTCTTCTCTGGAAAATTAATTTCAAAAGAGAGTTATAATCAAATGTTTACTGCTGTGAAAAAAGATTACGGATTTGGCTGGTATGTAGATCCAGGAAGCTATTCAAATCATGGTGTAATGCCAGGTTGGAATTGTTTAAATGGTTTTAGTAAAAATGGTAGTGTATATGTTGTTTTATTATCTAACATTCAAAATAACATTAAATCATTTGGTAAAGTGAATAACGATATTTATACGATGTTACGAAATATTGAAGTGTAA
- a CDS encoding NAD-dependent epimerase/dehydratase family protein, with protein sequence MSKKCLITGGAGFIGSHLAEELVKRGYGVTIVDNFYKGKNKYHNELMKEIPVIPISVLDKKAIDELVNQHDVVFHLAAILGVKTTMEKSIELIETNFDGTRNILQAALKGKKKVVFASTSEVYGKGKPPFSEEGDRLYGATSKIRWSYAVCKTLEETLCLGYALEGLPVTIVRYFNIYGPRAKDGPYAGVIPRFIRAALQGEDILVYGDGKQTRCFTYVSDAVEATIRAMDENVNGEIINIGSENEKNIKEVAEVIKKLTNSSSKIVQVPFEKVYPHGFEEIPNRRPDVTKLRELVQFQATITWEQGLKETIKWFREENNG encoded by the coding sequence ATGAGTAAGAAATGTTTAATTACAGGTGGAGCAGGATTTATTGGATCACATCTAGCTGAAGAATTAGTGAAAAGAGGTTATGGAGTCACAATTGTGGATAACTTCTATAAAGGGAAAAATAAATATCATAATGAGTTAATGAAAGAGATTCCAGTTATTCCAATCAGTGTTTTAGACAAAAAGGCAATCGATGAATTAGTAAATCAACACGATGTAGTATTCCATTTGGCAGCAATATTAGGTGTTAAAACGACAATGGAAAAAAGTATAGAACTCATTGAAACAAATTTTGATGGAACGAGAAACATTTTACAAGCAGCATTAAAAGGCAAGAAAAAAGTAGTCTTTGCGTCTACTTCAGAAGTATATGGTAAGGGCAAGCCACCTTTCTCTGAAGAAGGAGATCGATTATACGGGGCAACTTCTAAAATACGCTGGAGTTATGCAGTTTGTAAAACGTTAGAAGAGACATTATGTTTAGGATACGCATTAGAAGGTTTGCCGGTAACGATTGTTCGTTATTTTAATATTTATGGTCCAAGAGCGAAAGATGGTCCGTATGCAGGGGTAATCCCACGATTTATCCGGGCGGCTTTGCAAGGTGAAGACATTCTCGTATATGGCGATGGAAAGCAGACACGTTGCTTTACGTACGTAAGTGATGCAGTAGAGGCAACGATTCGAGCAATGGATGAGAATGTAAATGGTGAGATTATTAATATAGGTTCTGAGAATGAAAAAAATATTAAAGAAGTAGCAGAAGTAATCAAAAAACTAACAAATTCTTCTTCAAAAATTGTACAAGTTCCTTTTGAAAAAGTATATCCACATGGTTTTGAGGAAATTCCAAATAGAAGACCAGACGTAACAAAATTAAGAGAACTTGTTCAATTTCAAGCGACAATAACGTGGGAACAAGGATTGAAAGAAACTATTAAATGGTTTCGTGAAGAAAACAATGGCTAA
- a CDS encoding diglucosyl diacylglycerol synthase, with translation MIKNPKVLILTAHYGNGHVQVAKTLEQTFRQKGIENVIVCDLFGESHPFITDITKYLYLKSYTIGKELYRLFYYGVEKIYDKKIASWYANFGRKRLKSLLQVEKPDIVINTFPIIAVPELKKQTGISIPVYNVLTDFCVHKIWIHREVDRYFVATDHVKKVMVDIGVPAEQIVETGIPIRNSFELKINQDIIYNKYQLCKNKKILLIVAGAHGVLGSVKELCQSFMAVPNLQVVVVCGKNEALKQDLLGLQEQNSDALKVFGYVENIDELFRVTSCMITKPGGITLSEAAALQVPVILYKPVPGQENENALYFEKKGAAVVIRDDSEVFAKTEALLQDDMKLLQMKEAMKNIYRPEPACHIVDTILEENHAEPNHIPMKSPALAESFT, from the coding sequence TTGATAAAAAACCCCAAGGTTTTAATTTTAACTGCACATTACGGTAATGGTCATGTGCAAGTAGCGAAAACATTAGAACAAACATTTCGCCAAAAAGGAATTGAAAATGTAATTGTATGCGACTTGTTTGGAGAATCACATCCATTTATAACTGACATTACAAAATATTTATATTTAAAAAGTTATACAATAGGAAAAGAATTATATCGTTTGTTTTATTACGGGGTAGAAAAAATTTATGATAAAAAAATAGCATCTTGGTACGCAAATTTTGGAAGGAAACGTTTGAAATCACTTTTACAAGTGGAGAAACCGGATATCGTTATTAATACCTTTCCAATCATAGCTGTACCTGAGTTGAAAAAGCAAACAGGTATTTCAATCCCTGTTTATAATGTGTTGACGGATTTTTGTGTGCATAAAATATGGATTCATCGTGAAGTAGATCGTTATTTTGTAGCAACTGATCACGTGAAAAAGGTGATGGTTGATATTGGTGTACCTGCGGAACAAATTGTTGAAACTGGAATTCCAATTCGTAATAGTTTTGAGCTAAAGATAAATCAAGACATTATATATAATAAGTATCAGTTATGTAAGAATAAAAAGATTTTACTAATTGTAGCAGGTGCTCATGGGGTACTAGGAAGTGTAAAAGAACTATGCCAGTCATTTATGGCCGTACCTAATTTACAAGTAGTTGTCGTTTGCGGAAAAAATGAAGCTTTAAAACAGGATTTATTAGGATTACAGGAACAAAATTCGGATGCTTTAAAAGTATTTGGTTATGTTGAAAACATTGATGAGTTATTCCGTGTTACTTCTTGTATGATTACGAAGCCAGGTGGTATTACATTAAGCGAAGCAGCAGCATTACAAGTACCTGTCATTTTATATAAGCCTGTCCCAGGACAAGAAAATGAAAATGCGTTGTATTTTGAAAAAAAAGGAGCTGCAGTTGTAATCCGTGATGACAGTGAGGTTTTTGCAAAAACAGAGGCGTTATTACAAGATGATATGAAGCTTCTCCAAATGAAAGAAGCAATGAAAAATATTTATCGTCCTGAACCGGCATGTCATATCGTGGATACAATTTTGGAAGAAAATCATGCAGAGCCGAATCATATACCTATGAAATCACCTGCTCTTGCAGAATCATTTACTTAA
- a CDS encoding glycosyltransferase family 2 protein yields MRVSVVIPAHNEASTLSQVLVEVEKLKPYEIIVVDNGSTDGTKEIAIQHHCHVIYYKHSLGNDVGRAIGAREAKGEIVLFLDGDIVIESKELQCFVKGIRQGHQIVVNNLTWSVYLKMRPHYTTVGKFMLNRYLNKKELVVGSLIAIPHAMSREVIEKLGWWNLADPALFQAMAMSRGVDIVDVASVDVIHTNKVRPVHTGISPGSPYPKATSRIMGDHLRALQYVIEIYGKRGGFSEGNRDREFIGKYKPAVLKKEKAKYSAIIPVSEEKMTIKSVIQEVKKAGVDEIIVVANGADIETIKQAQLENVIVVEFGEALGHNVARAIGAMHATADICLFVDGDFAIPAKKLTPFLHAIEDGSDMALNDLQCLLDMFHPADPISMGKYFVNLVAKRPDLWNNSLTAVPHAMHKKVIDKIGYDSLIIPPLAQMKAILEGFSITAVQFVDVIKTNRVRPEQHGFVNGRIPAFDRIFGDQLEAIAYLLQYTDERGSFTDGERDRDIIQQLRKEEKNTDEC; encoded by the coding sequence ATGAGAGTATCAGTTGTTATTCCGGCGCATAATGAAGCAAGTACGTTATCTCAAGTTTTAGTAGAAGTGGAGAAGCTGAAGCCGTATGAAATTATCGTAGTAGATAATGGATCGACAGATGGGACGAAAGAAATAGCAATACAACATCATTGTCATGTGATTTATTATAAACATTCTCTTGGCAATGATGTGGGACGGGCAATTGGAGCAAGAGAAGCAAAAGGTGAAATTGTCTTGTTTTTAGATGGTGACATCGTTATTGAGAGTAAAGAGTTACAATGTTTCGTGAAAGGGATTCGGCAGGGGCACCAAATTGTTGTGAATAATTTAACATGGTCGGTTTATTTAAAGATGAGACCACATTATACGACAGTTGGAAAATTCATGCTGAATCGCTATTTGAATAAAAAGGAGCTTGTTGTTGGATCTTTAATCGCAATTCCACATGCGATGAGTAGGGAAGTTATTGAGAAACTTGGGTGGTGGAATTTAGCAGATCCAGCATTATTTCAAGCGATGGCGATGTCTAGAGGAGTAGATATTGTCGATGTGGCTTCGGTCGATGTAATTCATACAAATAAGGTTCGTCCTGTGCATACGGGAATATCACCTGGTTCTCCTTATCCGAAAGCGACTAGTCGTATTATGGGTGATCATTTACGTGCTTTGCAATATGTAATTGAAATATATGGTAAACGCGGTGGTTTTTCGGAGGGAAACAGAGATAGAGAGTTTATAGGGAAATATAAACCAGCTGTATTAAAGAAGGAAAAAGCGAAATATAGTGCGATTATACCAGTGTCAGAAGAAAAGATGACTATAAAATCTGTTATACAAGAAGTGAAAAAAGCAGGAGTAGATGAAATTATTGTTGTTGCGAATGGAGCGGATATCGAGACTATTAAACAGGCACAGCTAGAGAATGTTATTGTTGTTGAATTCGGGGAGGCGCTTGGACATAATGTAGCGCGAGCGATAGGAGCCATGCATGCTACAGCTGATATTTGTTTATTTGTTGATGGTGATTTTGCTATTCCGGCAAAAAAACTAACTCCCTTTTTGCATGCTATTGAAGATGGGAGTGATATGGCATTAAATGATTTGCAATGTTTATTAGATATGTTTCATCCCGCGGATCCAATTAGTATGGGAAAATACTTTGTAAATTTAGTAGCGAAACGACCAGATTTATGGAATAACTCACTAACGGCAGTGCCACATGCTATGCATAAGAAGGTAATAGATAAAATTGGATATGACTCTCTCATTATCCCGCCATTAGCTCAAATGAAAGCTATTTTGGAGGGATTCTCTATTACAGCAGTACAATTTGTAGATGTTATAAAAACAAATCGAGTACGCCCAGAGCAACATGGATTTGTTAATGGACGTATTCCAGCATTTGACCGTATTTTCGGTGATCAACTTGAGGCGATTGCTTATCTATTACAATATACAGACGAACGCGGGAGTTTTACAGATGGAGAACGGGATAGAGATATTATTCAACAATTGAGAAAGGAAGAAAAGAATACAGATGAATGCTAG
- a CDS encoding GNAT family N-acetyltransferase: MLKKRDLHDSHVLYELMVDPAVFPFVRQKAYSYEEYLFLTKQTIEAEERGELISRTILDEWGNPIGTITLFDVQEKAGFLGTWLGKPYHGKGYNKLAKDSFFSELFYELDIETIFMRIRKINIRSIKAAEKLQYVNLANETRKAVYDEINVNEEVYNLYEIPKDQYTLATMRDTTFQDAHHLKEA; this comes from the coding sequence GTGTTGAAAAAACGCGACTTACACGACAGCCACGTTCTATACGAGTTAATGGTGGATCCAGCTGTCTTCCCTTTTGTGCGTCAAAAGGCTTATTCTTATGAGGAATATTTATTTTTAACGAAACAAACCATTGAAGCCGAAGAGCGTGGAGAGTTAATTTCACGCACAATTTTAGATGAATGGGGTAACCCTATCGGAACAATTACTTTATTTGATGTGCAAGAAAAAGCTGGATTCCTTGGAACATGGCTTGGAAAACCATACCATGGCAAAGGCTATAATAAATTGGCGAAAGATTCATTTTTTAGCGAACTTTTCTATGAGTTAGATATTGAAACCATCTTTATGCGTATTCGCAAAATAAATATTCGTTCTATTAAAGCTGCCGAAAAACTACAATATGTGAATCTAGCAAACGAAACGAGAAAAGCCGTTTATGATGAAATTAACGTAAATGAAGAAGTATATAATCTATATGAAATTCCAAAAGATCAATATACACTTGCAACAATGCGTGATACAACATTCCAAGACGCCCACCACTTAAAAGAAGCGTAA